Proteins from one Desulfobacterales bacterium genomic window:
- a CDS encoding metalloregulator ArsR/SmtB family transcription factor has translation MRKKTGQAKSKEVNLQAAAFLAKTMADENRLRIIQSLHKGKKPVSRIVEELGISQPLVSHHLKELKRSLLVKVERNGPFINYELTDQRVTEILSGLSRLATDLLTNRTTF, from the coding sequence TTGCGAAAAAAAACCGGGCAAGCAAAAAGCAAAGAGGTAAATCTCCAGGCCGCGGCCTTTCTGGCCAAGACCATGGCCGACGAAAACCGCCTGCGAATTATTCAATCGTTGCACAAAGGCAAAAAACCGGTCTCCCGCATTGTCGAGGAACTGGGGATTTCCCAGCCCCTGGTATCCCATCACCTCAAGGAACTCAAGCGTTCGCTCCTGGTCAAGGTTGAACGGAACGGCCCCTTTATCAACTATGAACTGACCGACCAGCGGGTCACTGAAATACTCAGCGGCCTGAGCCGGCTGGCAACCGATCTACTCACCAACCGAACCACCTTTTAA
- a CDS encoding ABC transporter ATP-binding protein, with protein MLYELSGLTRVFNSRTVLDIPDLTMEKGRIHALLGPNGSGKTTLLNLLAFLDAPTAGTISFGSGPVRFTESFLLPLRRRVVLVDQHPILFTASVYANLEFGLKIRRIRKEVRDKKIRAALEMVDMQDFIHARGQTLSGGETKRIALARALVLEPEVLLCDEPLANVDAGNQERILAILGRINTLQRTSIIFSSHDQPLAERLARNKLYLDNGRLAAKSASPPF; from the coding sequence ATGCTGTATGAACTCTCCGGACTGACCCGGGTCTTTAACAGCCGGACTGTCCTCGACATCCCGGACCTCACCATGGAAAAGGGGCGGATCCATGCCCTGCTGGGGCCCAACGGTTCGGGCAAGACCACCCTGCTCAACCTGCTCGCCTTTCTCGACGCGCCGACCGCCGGGACCATCTCCTTCGGCTCCGGCCCGGTGCGTTTCACCGAGTCCTTTCTACTGCCCCTGCGGCGCCGGGTTGTGCTGGTTGATCAACACCCGATCCTCTTCACCGCGTCGGTGTACGCCAACCTCGAGTTCGGCTTGAAGATCCGCAGGATCAGGAAAGAGGTTCGCGATAAAAAGATCCGGGCCGCCCTGGAGATGGTCGATATGCAGGACTTCATCCATGCCCGGGGCCAGACCCTGTCCGGCGGCGAGACAAAAAGAATCGCCCTGGCCCGGGCCCTGGTGCTTGAGCCGGAGGTGCTGCTCTGCGACGAACCCCTTGCCAATGTTGATGCCGGGAACCAGGAACGGATTCTGGCCATCCTCGGCCGGATTAACACCCTGCAGCGGACATCGATAATATTCTCAAGCCATGACCAGCCCCTGGCCGAGCGGCTGGCCCGGAACAAACTCTATCTGGATAACGGCCGCCTGGCCGCGAAGAGCGCCTCTCCCCCTTTCTGA
- a CDS encoding extracellular solute-binding protein: MKKLLVTYLGLTLLGLMINGPVTAADKILTMSTTTSTQASGLLDRLLPEFEKDTGIKVKVIAKGTGAAIRDGMDGNVDIIFVHAKNREEEFVVRGFGTRRYAVMHNDFLIIGPANDPAGIKGMKNAAAALGKIATARALFISRGDDSGTHTKEQQLWRASGVRLAEQHQTIVKKGKEKKITSQRPAGSNGWYLSIGQGMGKTATFADEKQAYTLIDRGTYIKYRYGRTPAIDLVPLVEGDPALANPYGIIPVDPARHPHVDYDLAERFARWITSSRGQKLINNYRLIGRQLFYPDAR, translated from the coding sequence ATGAAAAAACTATTGGTTACATATCTCGGCCTGACGCTCCTGGGCCTGATGATTAACGGACCGGTAACAGCAGCCGACAAGATCCTCACCATGTCCACCACCACCTCAACCCAGGCCTCGGGGCTGCTCGACCGGCTCCTGCCGGAGTTTGAAAAAGATACCGGCATCAAGGTCAAGGTGATTGCCAAGGGGACCGGCGCCGCCATCCGCGACGGCATGGACGGCAACGTGGATATCATTTTTGTCCATGCCAAAAACCGGGAGGAGGAGTTTGTCGTCCGGGGTTTCGGCACCAGGCGGTATGCGGTGATGCACAACGATTTCCTGATCATCGGCCCGGCAAACGACCCGGCCGGAATCAAGGGGATGAAAAATGCCGCCGCGGCCCTGGGAAAGATCGCTACGGCCCGGGCCCTTTTCATCTCCCGGGGCGACGATTCCGGCACCCATACCAAGGAGCAGCAACTCTGGCGCGCTTCCGGAGTCAGGCTGGCCGAACAGCATCAAACCATCGTCAAAAAGGGCAAAGAGAAAAAAATAACCTCTCAGCGGCCGGCCGGTTCCAACGGCTGGTACCTGTCCATCGGCCAGGGCATGGGCAAGACCGCCACCTTTGCCGATGAGAAGCAGGCCTACACCCTGATCGACCGGGGCACCTACATCAAGTACAGGTACGGCCGGACCCCGGCCATCGACCTGGTCCCCCTGGTTGAAGGGGACCCGGCCCTGGCCAACCCCTACGGGATCATCCCGGTCGATCCGGCCCGGCATCCCCATGTGGATTACGATCTGGCCGAGCGCTTCGCCCGCTGGATCACCTCGTCCCGGGGCCAGAAGCTGATCAACAACTACCGGTTGATCGGCAGGCAGCTCTTTTATCCGGACGCAAGATAA
- a CDS encoding ABC transporter permease, whose product MDLLLDSLASAVHLLLSLDSELFIIVGVSVWVSCSSTVIASLIGLPLASLIAFSTFPGKRLTITCLNTLLAMPTVVIGLLVYSFISRRGILGPMELLYTRKAIIIGQVLLIIPLVTTLTIAAVNRIDKRYRNTALTLGANRLQMALVIFKEARYGIIAAIIAAFGRVIAEIGISMMLGGNVRGFTRTMTTAMALEYDKGEFTLAVALGIVLLSLALGINLLFHFFQGRLQSNAV is encoded by the coding sequence ATGGACCTTCTCCTTGACAGTCTGGCATCCGCTGTTCATCTGCTCCTGTCCCTGGATTCCGAGCTTTTCATCATCGTCGGGGTCTCTGTCTGGGTAAGCTGCAGTTCAACGGTCATTGCCTCGCTGATCGGCCTTCCCCTTGCCTCCCTGATCGCCTTTTCCACCTTTCCGGGCAAGCGGCTGACCATCACCTGCCTGAACACCCTGCTGGCCATGCCCACAGTGGTTATCGGACTGCTGGTCTATTCCTTTATCTCCCGCCGGGGCATCCTCGGCCCCATGGAACTGCTCTACACCCGGAAGGCGATTATCATCGGCCAGGTGCTGCTGATCATCCCCCTGGTGACCACCCTGACCATTGCCGCCGTCAACCGGATCGACAAACGCTACCGCAATACCGCCCTGACCCTGGGCGCCAACCGGTTGCAGATGGCGCTGGTCATCTTTAAGGAGGCACGGTACGGGATCATCGCCGCAATCATTGCCGCCTTTGGCCGGGTGATCGCCGAGATCGGCATCTCGATGATGCTGGGCGGCAATGTCCGGGGCTTTACCCGCACCATGACCACGGCCATGGCCCTTGAATACGACAAGGGCGAGTTCACCCTGGCGGTGGCCCTGGGAATCGTCCTGCTCAGTCTGGCCCTTGGCATTAATCTGCTGTTTCACTTTTTCCAGGGCAGGCTGCAATCCAATGCTGTATGA